A part of Aegilops tauschii subsp. strangulata cultivar AL8/78 chromosome 2, Aet v6.0, whole genome shotgun sequence genomic DNA contains:
- the LOC120973977 gene encoding protein FAR1-RELATED SEQUENCE 5-like: MVQILSLIHSKYGSLGSMPYIPAEITNLKEKYHRERKLADIEDTIAYFKEKAKEDPDFFYRIRLDDEDRVRNMYWVDGATRRACKHFRDCISFDATYLVNMYKMPCAPFIGINNHNQSLQFGCRLVRNKDIDGYTWLFKTFLECMGGLSPMNIITDQDFSMRVGIEEVFPMVVHRHYRWHIIKKAEETLGSFFDNHPDLHKAFELSVDHSLTVEEFERSWTAMIEKYQVQDNETLKNLWGNRMYWVPVFFVRCFYPFLQTM, encoded by the coding sequence ATGGTCCAAATACTATCACTGATCCATAGCAAATATGGTAGTCTAGGTAGCATGCCCTACATACCAGCAGAGATCACAAACCTAAAGGAAAAGTACCACAGAGAGAGAAAGTTGGCTGACATAGAAGACACGATTGCCTACTTCAAAGAGAAAGCAAAAGAAGATCCTGATTTCTTCTACAGAATAAGACTAGACGATGAGGACCGCGTCAGAAACATGTATTGGGTGGATGGTGCAACAAGAAGAGCCTGCAAGCATTTTCGTGATTGCATTTCTTTCGACGCAACATATCTCGTGAATATGTACAAGATGCCATGTGCTCCATTCATAGGAATAAATAACCACAATCAATCCTTGCAGTTCGGTTGCCGCCTCGTGCGGAACAAAGATATTGATGGTTACACTTGGTTGTTCAAGACCTTCTTGGAGTGCATGGGTGGACTTTCTCCGATGAACATAATAACAGACCAGGACTTTAGCATGCGTGTAGGCATAGAGGAGGTCTTCCCCATGGTAGTGCACAGGCACTATAGGTGGCATATTATTAAGAAGGCAGAAGAGACTCTAGGATCATTCTTTGATAACCATCCAGATCTACACAAGGCATTCGAGTTGTCTGTGGACCACAGCTTGACAGTGGAAGAGTTTGAACGAAGCTGGACGGCTATGATTGAAAAATACCAAGTCCAAGACAACGAGACCCTTAAGAACCTGTGGGGGAACCGGATGTACTGGGTGCCAGTCTTTTTTGTGCGGTGCTTTTATCCATTTCTGCAGACTATGTAA